Part of the Paroedura picta isolate Pp20150507F chromosome 3, Ppicta_v3.0, whole genome shotgun sequence genome is shown below.
CGGTCATCTGACTTCCCTGTGGAGTTGAAAGCTGGATGAGGTGTGGCCTGTAACCCCCACTCAGGAGCAATACCTCTCCCCCTACAAGCCTTCTCTGTGTGTAGGGCAAATATAGTTCCGTGTTTTGGATGAAAATGGCGTTgcactttttttttgtctgtttgcatTTGGGGATGGCAGATCAGCATAACCGGACGCCATGATGTGTTTGCTGGCTGCTTCTCACCAACTTACCTGTGACGTtgtggctcctgccctccaggcACAATTGTGGGTCCGGtgcctctttcttctcccccctgccctgcaTATGACAGCTGTTTATGCAATTCAGGCTATCCGATAAATAAAAACAGACCCTGAATTGCATTCTGAAGAGAAACAGAATTCtaaagtggaaaaaaaaacaggttcaTTTTGCATTATTGATTTGCCAGTGGATGGAAGGTGCATACAGGtaactggggggtgggtggatacAGCACCGCTGAATACCCAAATGGGTAGTCATTCTTCCACTGCCAGCAGCCCAGTCAATTCAGGGACGGGATTTTGTGGTACCAGGATAGTTGCAGATAAAATgtggagggccagcttggtgtagtggttaatcatagaataataagagttggaagggacctcctgggtcatctagtccaaccccccgcacaatgcagaacacaacctatcgctcatccactgtaacctgccacccccttgcaccttcacagaatcagccgctccgtcagatggctatccaggctctgtttaaaaattacagaagatggagaacccaccacctcccgaggaagcctgttccactgagaaactgctctgtcaggaacttcttccggatgtttagatggaaattcttttgcattaatttcatcccattagttctggtccatccctctggggcaagtgagaacaatgctgctccatcctctacatggcagccttttaaatacttgaagatggttatcagatcccctctccaggctaaacagaccaagctcccacaacctttcctgataagtcttggtctccagaccccttaAGAGCagcattaagagcagcagcttctaatatggagagctgggtttgattccccactcctgcacatgcagtgagctggctgaacttgggccagtcacagtcctgttagagctgttcttacagtagtttctctcagagctctctcaaccccacctacctcacaagggtgtctgttgtggggagaggaagggaaggcagttgtaagccacgttgagactccttcgcatagtgaaaagcaggttataaaaccgAACCTCCTTCCTACACGACAGGTTATGCACAGTTTCCCTGTCCAAatttcctggaagtgaccatctcccctcccctgaggTACCAGGATTTTGGCAATACTTTTTTTAATGGCTCTAGAATATATTGATattatggctcaactgtcaccatgtTTAAAACCACTTATTTTAGTTGAATAATGTTCTGGCCAGACATATATCACGCTTTATGCACTGaactatttccttgtttgtgagttttgctgTCCTTGACTCTGCAGAAGCCTTTTCCAGCACCGGAGTTCATACGAATCAACTCTCCTGCctgatttcttcattgtccaactttcacagccatgagtggctattggaaatatgatagattgaacTAATCTGCATTTGACAATCAGGCTTCCATATCGCTCAGGGCAGGCCGGGTAGTcggcacagctacaaaatggccgccacatgatggctgctgcagaaggaggagtcagccacaaaatggctgctgtagctgAAGTCATACAGTCAAAATCCTCCTCCTCTAATgacagctgctgtcaaagcaacatataaaaaaccctcagtgaccaatcagaagtcttgctgggagAAAAGCCCCACCCAGATCTAGCCTCCTTTCTAAAAAGAAACGTTTTTTATGCCCaggttttcattgcctgaaggagcctcaaagcagcttacaatcacctgcccttcctctccccagaacagtaaaatcagagtccagcagcacctttaagaccaacaaagatttattcaagttgtgcaTTGAATAAGTTGAGTGAGTCTTGTTggaagttcttagtctgaggaagggtgcttgcactcgaaagctcacaccttgaataaatctttgttggtcttaatggtgcctgactggaccctgattttattgtgctacttcagaccaacacggctacccatttgaatctccccAGAACGGACGCCCtgttaagtggggctgagagagcccatgcagaactgctctgtgaggacagctctaacaggactatgactagctcaaggtcaccctactggctgcatgtggaggaggagtggggaatcaaacccacttctccacgTTTGGGTGCATAGCTACTGActtctttaaatgaaagctgagaattcagaaaaACAGCTATCATTACAATGCTATATTTATTAAACTATTCAAGTGTTGATTAAAGACAACttcatgtgcatgtgtgtttgtatgtgtacaTGTGTGTTGGGGCGATAGAGAATGACTGCCAGGTGAGGCGGAAAATCTAAATTTCCCAACCCACGCTGCAGGCATCTAACACAGGTAAGTATCTTAGGAATGCAGCCTTTGAGAAATGTTGCTAAATAACAGAAGGTTTAGTTAGTCCACAGTAAATCATCCACAGGAGTAGTCAAAGCAAACCTGGAATATTCAAAGCAATTTGTGTTCGCTGTCTCAGAATCCCCTCCAACACCCTTGTGAAGTAGGCCCGTATTACAATCACGTTGTAGGTGAAGGGGAAGAGTGGAAGCCAGGTAGGATATTGGTGCACCGGCATTTATGGTATCTCACCAAATGTTAAGAGCGAAGTTTGAGCCtatgcttcagacaaacatggctataCCCCTGAACCCAAGGCTGTTACAATCAATTAcaaagagcattaaaaaaaacaatagaataatGGAGTTAGAAGggccctccaaggtcatctagtccaacccccccgacagaatgcaggaaattcacgacTATATGgccacccacactgaccccaattccCTGTCCAGATGATGTCtgccctccaaccccccccccccccccagaatccatggccagttcggcctggaggaaatccgcCTCCTGCTTCCAAAGTGTCGATCGGCATTTCCCAGGGCATGTTAAAAAcggccacaagagctaagcatGGGCACAATCCGCTCTGCCCAGCTacttacagtctgcctaaattcCCAATATCATCACTACCTAGGTGAGGTGGccacctagcctctgctttaaaaccttcaaggacggagaacccaccacctcccgggggagccagttccactgagaaaccgctctgtcagggacttcttccagtTGTCTCCCCAAAAAACAGGTTCTTAAATCCTAAATCACAGCATCAAAGCAACCAGATTAGATGGGGGATTATCGCTTTGAGAATCAGTGACTGGGGTGAAATTTGAATGTTGAGCTTAAATTACGGACCACCGACTGCCCCAATGTTAGAAAAGCTCTGTATGCGGGCGCTGGCTAGCGCACCACTgacacccctcccctctgtgggATTGCCGAAGTGGCCACGCACAACCCTCGCGCCATTAGTAAGGGGGTGGCGGCggcccctgggaaaagggttgaTCGACCCCCCTAGGGGTCGCGGccgccaggttgagaaccgctggagGATGAactgtagagcaggagtagtcaacctgtggccctccagatgtccatggactacaattcccatgagcccctgccagcattcgctggcaggggctcatgggaattgtagtccatggacatctggagggccacaggttgactacccctgatctagcgaATTGTACaacactgaagtctctccccaccTCTAGCTCCACTCCTCAAATCTGCAGCTGTTTCCCATCTTGCAGAGCACAGATCTGATCAGAACAGAGCGTGACCCGAGAGACTTTCCAAGCAGCCGGTTTATTGTCCGAAGCCGATCAAAGGAGCCACAATGCTACGGAGGAGACCTCAGCCTCCAATTCCGGTCTACTGGGAAGAGCCTTTCCCTGCAAACCGAGCAGCTACCCAACTTTGGGCACGTGGATCTGTTCGTGCCGCTGCAGGCGGGACTTGAACCCGAATCTCTTCCCGCACGCGGCGCAGCTGtaaggcttctcccccgtgtggacccGCTGATGCCTCTGCAGGTACGCCAAGTGGCTGAACCTCTTCCCGCACAGGGAGCATCGGTACGGTCTCTCCCCCGTGTGGACTCTCTGATGCACGGTGAGGCTGACGCGGTGGCAGAAGGCCTTCCCGCACTCGGGGCACTGGTGGGGTTTCTCCACCGCGTGGACCGCCTGGTGCCTCTGGAGGTGGGATTTGAAGCCGAATCTCTCCCCGCACTCCGGGCACTCGTACGGCTGCTCGCcggtgtggatcctctggtgctGCCGCAGAGACGCGGCCCGGGTGAACTTCTTCCCGCACTCGGGGCACTGGtgcggcttctcccccgtgtgcagGGTCCGATGCTGCTGGAGGTGGGACGCTCTCCGGAACCGGTTCCCGCACTCGGAGCACTGGTACCGCCTCTCCGCCGTGTGCGCTCCTTGTTGCGCGGCAAGGGGGCTGCAGTCCTTATCGCCTTCGGAGCACTCGTTGTCTGGGCGGCCCGCGGGATGCTTGGGGCGGGGCGGCCTTCCGCCGTGCCTGATTGCCCACTCTGGGGCTTTTCTCGGCTCTTCCCTCGTGTGGGTCCTTTGGTGGGTGGTCAGAATCGACCTCCGACTGAAGCTCTGTCCGCACGCCGAGCAGCAGTACAGTCTTTCCAGCGGCTGGATCTGCTGGGGGGAGATAAGGTCCGTGCTCTTTCCAAAACCTGAGCTTTCGTTCTGACCCCCCGCTGTGTGGCTTCTCAGGTCAGCTCGGAGGCTTCTGTTCCTTCGCTTTTGGGTCGTTTTTTCTTCCTGCGCTGGGATTTCCTGTCCTTGGCAAAGAATGGGAGCCCCTTTCCTGTCCGCCGTGTAGCTTCTCTCCTGCCTCTCTTGTCCATCTCGCTTCCAGAAGTCCCCTTTGAAGTCCTCGTTCTTCCACAGCTCCAGCAACAGGACCTGAAGTCCCTCGTCATTCTCATGCTCCTTCATGTCCCCTGCTTGGAAAAAAATCAGAGCGCACCAGTTACCGCCCCTGCAAGGAGCCAAGTCCCCCAAACCTTCCTACTGGATCGGGGTGTATGTCATTTCCTTTGCCAGAACCATTTCCTACCTCAAGGAACGGGCTGGTCACACTTTTGCCCAGGCAGGCCctctggcaggggtggccaaa
Proteins encoded:
- the LOC143834007 gene encoding uncharacterized protein LOC143834007 isoform X1; amino-acid sequence: MKTQGQGTAIEGALGRIGSAPQVLQAGSIGEFLLRRPSDPVHQQFAGGCLSLAQWEAQWQEFLRTVENPHAGWGTCLSTAKSSPWEDAKAFLASFEQVAEACRWPQEEWVARLLPALSGEAEEAFLSMDIRDREDYGKVKAAILRGEALSREKQREEFRCFCYQEAEGPRGAYRRLWETCRGWLRVENHSKEQILELLVLEQLLSVLPPEIQSQVRESGLQSCSQVVALAEELLLRQDNQVSMEEASGSVSEAGRAPCGSEERHPLRAIKKEVDPEPSLVAGDMKEHENDEGLQVLLLELWKNEDFKGDFWKRDGQERQERSYTADRKGAPILCQGQEIPAQEEKTTQKRRNRSLRADLRSHTAGGQNESSGFGKSTDLISPQQIQPLERLYCCSACGQSFSRRSILTTHQRTHTREEPRKAPEWAIRHGGRPPRPKHPAGRPDNECSEGDKDCSPLAAQQGAHTAERRYQCSECGNRFRRASHLQQHRTLHTGEKPHQCPECGKKFTRAASLRQHQRIHTGEQPYECPECGERFGFKSHLQRHQAVHAVEKPHQCPECGKAFCHRVSLTVHQRVHTGERPYRCSLCGKRFSHLAYLQRHQRVHTGEKPYSCAACGKRFGFKSRLQRHEQIHVPKVG
- the LOC143834007 gene encoding uncharacterized protein LOC143834007 isoform X2 — encoded protein: MKTQGQGTAIEGALGRIGSAPQVLQAGSIGEFLLRRPSDPVHQQFAGGCLSLAQWEAQWQEFLRTVENPHAGWGTCLSTAKSSPWEDAKAFLASFEQVAEACRWPQEEWVARLLPALSGEAEEAFLSMDIRDREDYGKVKAAILRGEALSREKQREEFRCFCYQEAEGPRGAYRRLWETCRGWLRVENHSKEQILELLVLEQLLSVLPPEIQSQVRESGLQSCSQVVALAEELLLRQDNQVSMEEASGSVSEAGRAPCGSEERHPLRAIKKEVDPEPSLVGDMKEHENDEGLQVLLLELWKNEDFKGDFWKRDGQERQERSYTADRKGAPILCQGQEIPAQEEKTTQKRRNRSLRADLRSHTAGGQNESSGFGKSTDLISPQQIQPLERLYCCSACGQSFSRRSILTTHQRTHTREEPRKAPEWAIRHGGRPPRPKHPAGRPDNECSEGDKDCSPLAAQQGAHTAERRYQCSECGNRFRRASHLQQHRTLHTGEKPHQCPECGKKFTRAASLRQHQRIHTGEQPYECPECGERFGFKSHLQRHQAVHAVEKPHQCPECGKAFCHRVSLTVHQRVHTGERPYRCSLCGKRFSHLAYLQRHQRVHTGEKPYSCAACGKRFGFKSRLQRHEQIHVPKVG